The Campylobacter hyointestinalis subsp. hyointestinalis nucleotide sequence TTGGATTTTTGTTTTTTATGTTAAAACCTCTGTATAAAATAGCTCAAAACAACCATTTTCCATATAGAAATGCAAATTTCGATATAACTTTTGCTATTTTGGTATTGATGTTTGGCTATCTTTGGTTGCTTGATTTTACGCCTAGTTTTTTACGTTCGCTTATTATGGCTTGTATCTGCTTTATTTTACTTAGCTTTGGACTTAAAGTTTTTAATTTTACGAATTTATTTCTTACTATAGTTATTGCTCTTAGTTTTAGTCCGTCTTTGATTTTTTCTATTGGATTTTATTTTTCTTGTTTGGGAGTATTTTTTATATTTTTATATATTCATCATTTTGGCGATAAAAAAGATCTTACAAGTAAAACAAAAATAGCTCTGCACGCTCTTTATTTGGAGATATTCGTATTTAGCGCTATGAACATTCCTGTTTATTATTTTTTTAGCTCTGCTAGTTTTTATCAGCTTAGCGTTATACCTTTAGGATATATTTTCGTTGTTTTTTATCCTGTGAGTATAATTTTGCATATTTTTGGATATGGAGGCTTACTAGACGAATATATGCTTAGTTTTTTAAATTTAGCTTATGAACAGACTAAAATAGAGGTGCCGACTTGGCTTTTTATATGTTTTAACGTCTCTTTGTTATTTTCTATTAAATTTAAAAAACTTGCTTTGCTAGTAGCGTTTGTCGGTATGGCTTTGTTTATGATCCCTTTAACGCTAGCTAGCTTTTGAGATTCGTAAATTTAAAAATATTTAGACTATTTTTATACTCATATTCTAGTTTAAATCCATGAGATCTTAGTATGTTATCTACTATATAAAGTCCTAATCCAAAGCTTTTTTTAGCATTGCTTCCTTGCGTAAATGGCTCTGTATAGTATTCAAGATTTTGCTCTAATTTGTCTGCGTTTGTGATGAATTTGACTGAGTCTTCATTTACGGTGATGATGATATGCTTGTCGTTTGAGTATTTTATACCGTTATCTATCATATTTTTAAAAGCTACACTCATAAGCTTAAAGTCTGCGTTTATATTTAGATCATTGATCACGTTTATGGTTACAAGCTCTTTTTCTATCATCGCTAGATCTATGGCTTCGTCGATTATATCTATGACTTTGCAAGGTTTTGCGTTTTCTACTTCCAGTCTTGAAGTCGCTCTTTCGACTGCTGCGAATTCGTTTATCAGACTTTCTAATCTTTCAAAAACGTTTATTAGTCTTTCTTGATTTTTATTTTTTTCTATCATTTCGGCTGCGATTCTGCCTTTTGTGATAGGAGTTTTGAGTTCGTGCATTATGTTTCTAAGAAATAGCTGACGTGAATGGTTGAGTGATTTTATCTGGCCGACTGCGTTGTAAAATGCGTCTGCTACTTCTGAAATTTCATCATTTCCGGTACTAACGTTTTTGATATCTAAATTTCCTGTTGCAAATTTATCTATCTGTCTTTTTAGTTTTCTAAGCGGTTTTATCTTGCGTATGATAAATACGTACGTCATAAGCAGTATAAAAAATACCAAACCAAATATAAATTTGATGATATCGTACCGATAAGGCTGATAATCTTTATCTTCTAAAAGTAAAGTAGTGCCTTTATGAACTATCTTTAAATAATGCCTTTTTTGATATAGCAAAATAGCGCTGGAGCCTATATCTGCGGTTATTTCCTCTATTGTAGTTGAACCGTTTAAGATAGCGTCTTTTATGTCTTTGTCCTCTATGCGAGGCATATTTAAATTTTGTGTTTGCTGTAGGTATTCTTCTTTATTTATGAGATCATTCATATGTAAAAGAGTCGCTCTAGCTACTACAGAATACTTTGTGTTTAGCTCTCTTGTGTAGTTTTGTTTGTCATAGTCCATAAGCCAAAGAAAAGCTAAAAATATACTTGTAGTTGCAATGATAAATATAAGAGTTATCGTATAAAATATGGAAGAAAATTTCATTGAACTAGCTTATATCCGACACCGCGTATAGCATGTATGTATTTTGGATCTTTGGGGTTTTCTCCTAGTTTTGTCCTGATGCGTCCTATGATGACGTCTATGCTTTTGTTTGTGCTTTCTTCATTTATAGAGTTGCAGTTATAGATGAGCTCTTCTCTGCTTATAGCTCCACCTTCTTTTTTGATGAGGTATCTTAGTATGTCGTACTCAGCGACTGTTAAATTTAAAGGTGTATCTTTTAGCGTTATAGTATGTTTAAAATCATCACAGACTAGATCTTTTTTTTGTAAGTTTTGCTCAGCTTGCGTTATGTTTTGTCTTCTTAGATGGCTTTTTATACGTGCTAATAACTCACCTGGATTATATGGTTTTGGTAGATAATCGTCCGCTCCTAGCTCAAAAGCATTTACCTTATCGCTTAGATCGTGTCTTGCGCTTGAGATGATGATAGGAATATTGTGTTTTTTTCTTATCTCTTTGCATACTTCTAGTCCGTCCATTCCAGGCAGACTCAGATCAAGTATGACAAGATCGAATTTATTTGTATTTAACGTAGAAAGTCCAAGATAAGGATCGTCGTTTGTCGTGATTTTTATATCAAATTGTTCTAAGTACTCTGTTAGTATCTCGGCTAGTTCTAGATCATCTTCTATCATCAAGATATTTATCATTTAAAACCTTTTTTATTTTTTGTAATTATAACAAAAAAAGAGTTATAGGATAGCCCATAAGGGCTATAGCTTTTGGGATTATTTCAAGACTAGTCCCATCAAAACACCTTTTCTGTTGATCCAAATCATAAGCTTACTGTTTTGATTTTTACTTGATTTTATCTCTTTTATATAATCATCAACACTATTTATGATCTTTTGATTTATCTGAACGATGATATCTCCTGGCTCAAAACCAGCGATCGAAGCACTTGAGTCTTCTTTAACATCGGTTATAAGTACGCCTTTTATATCGCCTGGAATTTGGTTTTTATATCTAACTTCATCAGTGATATTTTGCA carries:
- a CDS encoding response regulator transcription factor, giving the protein MINILMIEDDLELAEILTEYLEQFDIKITTNDDPYLGLSTLNTNKFDLVILDLSLPGMDGLEVCKEIRKKHNIPIIISSARHDLSDKVNAFELGADDYLPKPYNPGELLARIKSHLRRQNITQAEQNLQKKDLVCDDFKHTITLKDTPLNLTVAEYDILRYLIKKEGGAISREELIYNCNSINEESTNKSIDVIIGRIRTKLGENPKDPKYIHAIRGVGYKLVQ
- a CDS encoding ComEC/Rec2 family competence protein translates to MKAKTQILAFVMFCVFAFLCNVCYEFFKFRQFTQKSHQFLNVKVEQSYTKEGKNAKTYNVLRLNAGEFSFYTTLKGSQIDIADKKYLKVGVLTKNLDFVNYIKHTFYLPNFKIAPIDKEPNLKDKLVDFIAYQHEIPKLKELYSALFFATAISKELRTNVTNWGVAHIISISGFHLGLLFGFLFFMLKPLYKIAQNNHFPYRNANFDITFAILVLMFGYLWLLDFTPSFLRSLIMACICFILLSFGLKVFNFTNLFLTIVIALSFSPSLIFSIGFYFSCLGVFFIFLYIHHFGDKKDLTSKTKIALHALYLEIFVFSAMNIPVYYFFSSASFYQLSVIPLGYIFVVFYPVSIILHIFGYGGLLDEYMLSFLNLAYEQTKIEVPTWLFICFNVSLLFSIKFKKLALLVAFVGMALFMIPLTLASF
- a CDS encoding ArsS family sensor histidine kinase; translation: MKFSSIFYTITLIFIIATTSIFLAFLWLMDYDKQNYTRELNTKYSVVARATLLHMNDLINKEEYLQQTQNLNMPRIEDKDIKDAILNGSTTIEEITADIGSSAILLYQKRHYLKIVHKGTTLLLEDKDYQPYRYDIIKFIFGLVFFILLMTYVFIIRKIKPLRKLKRQIDKFATGNLDIKNVSTGNDEISEVADAFYNAVGQIKSLNHSRQLFLRNIMHELKTPITKGRIAAEMIEKNKNQERLINVFERLESLINEFAAVERATSRLEVENAKPCKVIDIIDEAIDLAMIEKELVTINVINDLNINADFKLMSVAFKNMIDNGIKYSNDKHIIITVNEDSVKFITNADKLEQNLEYYTEPFTQGSNAKKSFGLGLYIVDNILRSHGFKLEYEYKNSLNIFKFTNLKS